The proteins below come from a single Halobacteriovorax sp. DA5 genomic window:
- a CDS encoding putative zinc-binding metallopeptidase — protein MIKLNLDLACREDILNAQLWELDICFEKSKFAPCLDQLTGELSAKKLLVKPKVWLSDEWFCPDSISGIAVPFTLMHPKLIELEKEFTGACEGETHDWFMKLLRHECGHVMDNAYFLKDDKQRKSIFGDHEIAYPTFYEPKKFSKKFVYHLEDNYAQAHPEEDFAETFSVWLTPRSNWKRVYENWPALKKLKYVDNMMKALSNKKPNVICYKEIDSIEESELTVREYLKLKRKKLRKSSQARRSIHHIQKYLIHNETTGIELDKVIGGLRRELVRDISLLTKEYQYKIESVVNDLESISSSKKLMIPNKYGPQIIQNIVLSHADKYFREGRDRIVM, from the coding sequence ATGATTAAATTGAATTTGGACCTCGCTTGTCGTGAAGACATTCTCAACGCTCAGTTGTGGGAGCTTGATATTTGCTTTGAAAAAAGTAAATTTGCTCCTTGTTTAGATCAACTTACTGGCGAGCTCTCGGCAAAGAAATTACTCGTAAAACCAAAAGTTTGGCTAAGTGACGAGTGGTTTTGTCCAGATTCAATCTCTGGTATTGCCGTTCCTTTCACCCTCATGCATCCAAAACTAATTGAATTAGAAAAAGAATTTACAGGTGCTTGTGAGGGGGAGACTCATGACTGGTTCATGAAGCTTTTGAGACATGAATGTGGTCATGTCATGGATAATGCTTATTTTTTAAAAGACGACAAACAGAGAAAATCAATCTTTGGCGATCATGAAATCGCATATCCTACTTTTTATGAACCCAAGAAGTTCTCAAAGAAGTTTGTGTACCATCTCGAAGACAACTATGCGCAAGCTCATCCAGAAGAAGATTTTGCTGAAACATTTTCAGTATGGCTAACTCCACGTTCTAATTGGAAACGAGTCTATGAAAATTGGCCTGCTCTTAAAAAATTAAAGTATGTTGATAATATGATGAAGGCCTTAAGTAATAAAAAGCCAAACGTCATTTGTTATAAAGAGATTGATAGTATTGAAGAAAGTGAATTAACAGTAAGAGAGTATCTTAAGCTTAAAAGAAAGAAATTACGTAAAAGCTCTCAAGCACGTCGTAGTATACATCATATTCAAAAGTACCTTATCCATAATGAAACGACAGGAATAGAGCTAGATAAAGTAATCGGTGGTTTAAGGAGAGAGCTCGTTAGGGATATATCCTTGCTGACAAAAGAATATCAATATAAAATAGAATCTGTTGTAAATGATTTGGAAAGTATCTCAAGTTCTAAAAAGCTTATGATTCCAAATAAGTATGGCCCTCAAATCATACAAAATATTGTGTTATCGCATGCTGATAAATACTTTAGAGAGGGGCGCGACAGGATAGTCATGTGA
- a CDS encoding winged helix-turn-helix domain-containing protein has product MHAYDNDKATGEKQLSFRNLTLDPQNRFALVDDRKIELTKTEYKILYFLLSGGKRIYPREQLVEYIWGDVEVANKTVNTHLTHLRHKTKGVDFRIRINRNNQICLHDL; this is encoded by the coding sequence ATGCACGCTTATGACAATGACAAGGCCACGGGTGAAAAGCAACTTAGTTTTCGAAATTTAACTCTCGATCCACAAAATCGTTTTGCTCTAGTGGATGATCGCAAAATCGAATTAACAAAGACGGAATATAAAATACTATATTTCTTATTAAGTGGCGGAAAAAGAATCTATCCGCGTGAGCAACTAGTTGAATATATTTGGGGTGATGTGGAAGTGGCAAATAAAACTGTCAATACTCACTTAACTCATCTTCGTCATAAAACAAAAGGCGTTGACTTTAGAATAAGAATTAATCGAAATAATCAAATCTGTTTGCACGATCTCTAA
- a CDS encoding sugar MFS transporter has translation MKNFGYVSLGYLSLVALSLIDNGRGSVYPELLQYFQIRPDKGSLIFSLMSITSFIAYLTTSFWLPSFGPVRATRMAMVMMGIGTFGIGLGGDFLNFDLSLFFGAWAGFGFGITGITMNFMVDNGAPSEHKRRYLSGLHGVYGVASLLAPQILSLFYFLNSDWIHFFKFLLIPCALVFIYSFFIEDTHHDEIKENDGSMPNAFLMNLMIGLFAGFYVASEIMLSSRLKFYLVEAHNYSDINANNYLSYFFLFLMLGRLGFAFLNIKLSSNKLIYISLLTSLICFSLGQFHHIFYPMTALFMSFCFPVIVDWISNNFPKKNHVVLAQTMSYIGVSIAIMHFVFGVIADNFGAKDAINFFYFLNIGSIIFFTIAIAMVKKYHQKSSL, from the coding sequence TTGAAAAATTTTGGTTATGTCTCTTTAGGATACTTATCACTTGTGGCCTTAAGCCTTATTGATAATGGACGCGGTAGTGTTTATCCTGAGCTTTTACAATATTTTCAAATCAGGCCAGATAAAGGTTCATTGATATTCTCTTTGATGTCTATAACTTCTTTCATTGCATACCTTACTACTTCATTTTGGCTTCCGAGTTTTGGCCCTGTGAGAGCAACTCGAATGGCCATGGTTATGATGGGGATAGGGACGTTTGGAATTGGACTAGGTGGAGACTTTTTAAATTTTGACTTGAGTCTCTTCTTTGGTGCGTGGGCCGGATTCGGTTTCGGTATTACAGGTATCACGATGAATTTCATGGTTGATAATGGTGCACCTTCAGAACATAAAAGGCGCTACTTATCAGGGCTTCACGGTGTCTACGGTGTAGCCTCTTTATTGGCCCCACAAATTCTTTCCCTATTTTATTTCTTAAATTCTGATTGGATTCACTTCTTTAAATTCTTATTAATACCATGTGCATTAGTATTTATTTATTCTTTCTTTATTGAAGACACTCATCATGACGAAATAAAAGAGAATGATGGTTCAATGCCAAATGCTTTTTTAATGAATTTGATGATTGGTTTATTTGCTGGTTTCTATGTTGCATCTGAAATCATGCTCTCTTCTCGATTGAAATTCTATCTTGTTGAAGCTCATAATTATTCAGATATTAACGCTAATAATTATCTGTCTTACTTCTTTTTATTTCTTATGTTAGGAAGGCTAGGCTTTGCCTTCTTAAATATTAAATTATCATCGAATAAGTTAATCTACATTTCATTATTAACAAGCTTGATATGTTTTAGTTTAGGACAATTTCACCATATCTTTTATCCAATGACGGCCTTGTTCATGTCTTTTTGTTTTCCTGTTATCGTTGATTGGATTTCAAATAACTTTCCAAAAAAGAATCACGTGGTATTGGCCCAGACGATGAGTTATATCGGAGTAAGTATTGCTATTATGCACTTTGTTTTTGGTGTTATTGCTGACAATTTTGGTGCAAAGGATGCGATTAATTTCTTCTACTTTTTAAATATTGGATCAATAATATTCTTTACCATCGCTATTGCGATGGTAAAGAAATATCATCAGAAGTCGAGCTTGTAG
- a CDS encoding LysR family transcriptional regulator, with product MSLKLDDLRNFLIVSKLKNVTRASEQLGLTQPALSYSIKRLEEELGAPVFIRLKSGIELTKFGEEFHHRANKLLQDWQDAKNIFNQEGGEIIGEFKVGIHPSVAIYSLPHILPSIYEKYPRLNFNLIHDSSRIITGKVIDFEVDFGIVVNPIKHPDLIINEMGLDEVKLFESSRPKRKNNKLIFNPQLAQSQDLLRKLKNDSIEIDGHVESDNLEVIAKLTNEGFGIGLLPSRVASNYKNLVPVNNSPIVKDQIALVYRVEKKNSLLVKDILALVKDSLI from the coding sequence ATGTCTTTGAAATTAGATGACTTAAGAAATTTTCTTATTGTTTCCAAGCTTAAGAATGTCACTAGAGCTTCAGAACAACTTGGGTTAACACAACCGGCATTAAGTTATTCAATTAAAAGATTAGAAGAGGAACTTGGTGCTCCTGTTTTTATTCGACTTAAAAGCGGAATTGAACTTACTAAATTTGGTGAAGAATTTCATCATCGTGCAAATAAGCTTTTACAAGACTGGCAAGATGCTAAGAATATCTTTAATCAAGAAGGTGGAGAAATTATTGGAGAGTTCAAGGTTGGTATTCATCCTTCAGTTGCAATATATTCTCTCCCTCATATTCTCCCATCGATATACGAGAAGTATCCTCGTTTAAATTTCAATTTAATTCACGATTCTTCACGCATCATTACTGGAAAAGTTATTGATTTTGAAGTTGATTTTGGAATTGTCGTTAATCCTATTAAACATCCAGACCTTATTATTAATGAGATGGGTCTCGATGAGGTTAAGCTTTTTGAGTCGAGCCGACCAAAAAGAAAAAATAATAAATTAATTTTTAATCCTCAATTAGCACAAAGTCAGGACTTACTAAGAAAGCTTAAAAATGACTCGATTGAAATCGATGGTCATGTTGAAAGTGACAATTTAGAAGTTATCGCTAAGCTCACAAATGAAGGGTTTGGTATTGGTCTTCTTCCAAGTCGTGTGGCCTCTAATTATAAGAACCTCGTTCCTGTAAATAACTCACCGATAGTTAAGGACCAAATTGCGTTAGTTTATCGAGTAGAGAAGAAGAACTCTTTGCTTGTTAAGGATATTCTTGCACTTGTTAAAGACTCGCTAATCTAA
- a CDS encoding UvrD-helicase domain-containing protein: MSELVNQEYIQKINDFLAQTVDLINRVPDLNAAALADIAANIKALRDESLNCKEDDLPGIIQQMNLLNQLADRYEQHQSLPNAESPFFGHFKIEQNGKLKDFLIGHTPFSHKELKFKIIDWKKSPMARIFYQFGEGDDFDFDLDDRIIEGHILEKSILTVRDKQLVRIDREGNTNVLRDREWISLSESTQKLAGGEGSANQSLGSGRTGFDGPEVISLLDKTQYDLVNQSAKKPLLITGGAGSGKTTVALYRIAKLCREDGIRQEEVMVIVPNNGLVKLSKKLLIESQLEKVRVSTLDDLIKKIVFQNMRSVPKKIEDNPLDSIVTIKRNPKLLKLIDEYLAEKELSIEKKLKGTDLEFFTKDRTRPLYVRVKNLYENTRDSVLKVEVKKILNGFKNVREELLNIFSDSKRMERLPEMTNRMVTTHMLNDLKFYTAKQIQGLDKDSDYANHGQDVSGFVDKYDLPLFNYLIVKQFGHLRYFGREFKSYRHIFLDEAQELSKSELIMLGQIKHQEGNFTIAGDSVQQIDSTFEFTSWHDVCHTLELDVDDMQVEELNVSYRSPKEIVSFAHNVLGPLAPKELPESKRDGGPIIETSVQHLEHASMLISSALVELMNREPKASIAIICSKESIARELYSEIEEVGSIRLVLDENFSLRPGVDVTTVEQIRGLEFDYVIIPDCDKDVYPVNNTARKRLHLAATRAIHQLWILFKDKSLIA, translated from the coding sequence ATGAGTGAATTAGTAAATCAAGAATATATCCAAAAGATCAATGATTTCCTTGCGCAAACTGTTGATTTAATTAATAGAGTTCCAGATTTGAATGCTGCAGCATTAGCCGATATTGCAGCGAATATTAAGGCCCTTAGAGATGAATCTCTTAATTGTAAGGAAGATGACCTTCCTGGAATTATCCAGCAAATGAACCTTCTTAATCAACTAGCAGATCGTTATGAGCAACACCAGAGTTTACCTAATGCAGAGTCGCCGTTCTTTGGTCATTTTAAGATTGAACAAAATGGAAAGTTAAAAGACTTTCTTATTGGGCATACGCCTTTTTCACATAAAGAGTTAAAGTTTAAAATTATTGACTGGAAAAAGTCACCGATGGCGAGAATCTTCTATCAATTTGGTGAGGGGGATGATTTTGATTTCGACTTAGATGATCGAATTATTGAAGGGCATATATTAGAAAAATCAATCCTAACTGTTAGAGACAAGCAACTTGTGCGAATTGATCGAGAAGGAAACACAAATGTTCTAAGAGATAGAGAATGGATTTCTTTAAGTGAATCAACACAAAAACTTGCTGGTGGAGAAGGGAGTGCTAACCAGAGTCTTGGTAGTGGACGCACTGGATTTGATGGGCCAGAAGTTATTTCTCTACTTGATAAGACTCAGTACGACCTCGTTAATCAAAGTGCAAAAAAACCTCTTCTTATTACAGGTGGTGCTGGTAGTGGTAAGACGACAGTTGCTTTATATCGAATTGCAAAGCTTTGTCGTGAAGATGGAATTCGCCAAGAAGAAGTTATGGTAATCGTTCCAAATAACGGACTTGTGAAATTATCAAAGAAACTCTTAATTGAATCACAACTTGAAAAAGTACGTGTATCGACTCTTGATGATCTAATTAAAAAGATTGTCTTCCAAAATATGCGCTCGGTTCCTAAGAAGATCGAAGATAATCCTCTTGATTCAATCGTTACAATAAAAAGAAATCCAAAGCTACTAAAGCTTATTGATGAGTACTTAGCAGAAAAAGAATTAAGTATTGAAAAGAAGCTTAAAGGGACAGACCTTGAGTTTTTTACTAAAGATCGCACTCGTCCACTTTATGTTCGTGTTAAGAACCTTTATGAAAATACACGTGACTCTGTTTTAAAAGTTGAAGTGAAAAAGATTTTAAATGGCTTTAAAAATGTAAGAGAAGAATTACTTAATATCTTTTCTGATTCAAAGCGTATGGAGAGGCTACCTGAGATGACAAATCGTATGGTAACGACTCACATGTTAAATGATTTAAAATTTTATACGGCCAAACAAATTCAAGGACTAGATAAAGATTCGGATTATGCAAATCATGGACAAGATGTTTCAGGATTTGTTGATAAGTATGATCTTCCACTATTTAATTACTTAATTGTTAAGCAATTTGGTCACCTTCGCTACTTTGGACGTGAGTTTAAATCGTATCGCCATATCTTCTTAGACGAGGCACAAGAGCTTTCAAAATCAGAACTAATTATGCTTGGGCAAATTAAACATCAAGAAGGAAACTTCACGATTGCAGGAGATAGTGTTCAACAAATTGATAGCACTTTTGAATTCACTTCATGGCACGATGTTTGTCATACACTTGAGCTTGATGTGGATGATATGCAAGTTGAAGAACTTAATGTTTCATATCGTTCTCCAAAAGAAATTGTTTCTTTTGCACATAATGTTCTTGGGCCATTGGCTCCAAAAGAGCTTCCTGAATCGAAAAGAGATGGAGGACCGATCATTGAAACGTCTGTGCAGCACCTTGAGCATGCTTCAATGCTCATCAGTAGTGCACTTGTAGAACTAATGAACCGTGAACCGAAAGCTTCAATTGCTATTATTTGTTCGAAAGAAAGTATTGCAAGAGAGCTATACTCAGAGATTGAAGAAGTTGGAAGTATTAGACTTGTACTTGATGAGAACTTTTCGTTGAGACCAGGTGTAGATGTGACAACAGTTGAGCAAATTAGAGGTCTTGAGTTTGATTACGTTATTATTCCTGACTGTGATAAGGATGTTTATCCAGTTAATAATACTGCAAGAAAAAGACTGCACCTTGCTGCAACTAGAGCAATTCATCAGCTTTGGATTCTATTCAAAGATAAGTCACTAATTGCTTAA
- a CDS encoding TonB-dependent siderophore receptor, giving the protein MSRRKIIKTLLYYATAFLPLTSIAQITIKATKLDTSSERITSAVTVITREEIENTDATTLQQLLQSKAAIFIGQTGQIGSASSLRLRGLPSGFSKVLIDNIELTDPTDINNSYQINHLNLDNIESIEILKGSQSILYGSNAIGGVLKINTKKGIKSSSVRAEYGSYNTAKLAAQSSGHMERLSYGVNFSYLQSDGYSSVNEDRLTNAEDDSYKNLSFSLNTSYLISNQMELNYQGQFIDSEIEIDGFNFVPPFNPIDVADNDLNKYKQYNNYLGLRYNSSDERFSLTPSIRYSTIRREDPQGFTPLFRGEETDVKLDATYEFSKSLNSFYGIQYLKQDDLTLGNYSELFSVYTTFNYAYKNWFSDLGVRFDKFSTFDLNTIASIGLGYNFTRELSLKGHFSGGYKLPTLYQIANQLENLDPTDSINSELTLSYKKITYQVELTLFNYDLKNQIDYDTINMGYLNIAKSEIQGIEFNFNQEFQNSFTLATSLTIQKATNKVTNLDLARTPKALASVELGYRINDSQRITNWWQYVGKREDFGSMPSYVIGNLNYEYQNFNFKIINILDKDYENIRYYGTMARSYFLGYKLDF; this is encoded by the coding sequence ATGTCTCGGAGGAAGATCATAAAAACACTACTTTATTACGCCACTGCATTCTTACCATTAACATCAATTGCACAGATTACAATTAAGGCCACAAAGCTCGACACAAGTTCAGAAAGAATAACGAGTGCTGTTACTGTAATCACTCGTGAAGAAATTGAAAACACTGATGCCACAACACTTCAACAGCTCTTACAAAGTAAAGCAGCTATCTTTATTGGCCAGACAGGTCAAATTGGATCTGCTTCTAGTCTTCGACTACGTGGGTTGCCTAGCGGTTTCTCAAAAGTTCTCATCGACAATATTGAACTAACTGATCCTACTGATATCAATAATTCATATCAGATTAATCATCTTAATCTGGATAATATTGAGAGTATTGAAATTCTAAAAGGTAGTCAGTCAATTCTATACGGATCAAATGCCATTGGTGGTGTTTTAAAGATCAATACAAAGAAAGGTATAAAGAGCTCTAGTGTTAGAGCTGAGTATGGAAGTTATAATACGGCAAAGCTTGCGGCCCAATCGAGTGGTCACATGGAAAGGCTTAGTTACGGTGTTAATTTTTCATATCTTCAATCAGATGGATATTCTTCAGTAAATGAAGATCGATTAACAAATGCTGAAGATGACTCTTATAAGAACCTAAGCTTCTCATTAAACACGAGCTATCTAATAAGTAATCAGATGGAACTAAACTACCAAGGTCAGTTCATTGATTCAGAAATCGAAATTGATGGCTTCAATTTTGTTCCACCATTTAACCCTATTGATGTGGCAGACAATGATCTAAATAAGTACAAGCAGTACAATAACTATCTGGGGCTTCGCTATAATAGCTCAGATGAGAGATTCAGCCTTACTCCAAGCATTAGGTATTCGACAATTAGAAGAGAGGATCCTCAAGGCTTCACTCCACTATTTCGCGGTGAAGAAACTGATGTAAAGCTTGATGCCACTTATGAATTCTCTAAGAGCTTAAATTCATTCTACGGTATCCAATATCTCAAACAAGATGACTTAACACTTGGAAACTATAGTGAGCTCTTCTCTGTTTATACAACTTTCAATTACGCTTACAAGAACTGGTTTTCAGATCTAGGTGTACGCTTTGATAAATTCTCAACTTTTGATTTAAATACTATCGCTAGTATTGGCCTTGGTTATAACTTCACAAGAGAACTTTCTCTAAAGGGTCATTTCTCTGGTGGATATAAACTTCCAACTCTTTATCAGATAGCAAATCAACTAGAAAATTTAGATCCAACAGACAGTATTAATAGCGAACTAACGCTCTCTTATAAGAAAATCACATATCAAGTTGAACTTACACTATTCAACTATGATTTAAAGAACCAAATTGACTACGATACAATCAATATGGGTTATCTAAATATTGCAAAATCTGAGATTCAGGGTATTGAATTTAACTTTAATCAAGAGTTTCAAAACTCATTTACACTCGCAACTTCTTTAACAATTCAGAAAGCGACAAATAAGGTTACTAATTTGGATCTTGCTAGAACACCAAAGGCACTTGCAAGTGTCGAGTTAGGATACAGAATAAACGATTCTCAAAGAATTACAAACTGGTGGCAATATGTAGGAAAACGAGAAGACTTTGGAAGTATGCCTTCTTATGTAATCGGAAATCTTAACTATGAATATCAGAACTTTAATTTCAAAATCATTAATATCCTCGACAAGGATTATGAAAATATTCGTTACTACGGAACGATGGCACGTAGTTATTTCCTGGGCTACAAGCTCGACTTCTGA
- the rlmN gene encoding 23S rRNA (adenine(2503)-C(2))-methyltransferase RlmN: MTKTSLYNLTLESFPYDEAKIMGKWVYKKLNFNPDTWENAPRVVREKAKEYDLSLLKILWQGLSKDGTRKFLLGLGDKNSIEAVLIESENDKRLRSTLCISSQVGCAIGCTFCHTATQGLTRHLQTSEIVGQFLTVSKWMQENVDPKYQISNIVFMGQGEPLHNFENVKKACYLLTDPLGIALSKHKVTISTSGLVPKIKQWEELPDVNVAISLHAIRNNLRSELMPINKRYQVDDLLEALRSIPVKNSRRIMYEYLLIKDLNDTQEDIDGLIENLPKKESKINIIPFNEYPESKFKRPSNEHIEWFQRSLQAAGLTCTVRETKGDDILAACGQLKTQYEKLNLPS, encoded by the coding sequence ATGACAAAAACAAGCCTATATAATTTAACTTTAGAAAGTTTCCCATATGATGAAGCAAAAATCATGGGAAAGTGGGTCTATAAAAAGTTAAATTTTAATCCTGACACCTGGGAGAATGCTCCACGTGTAGTTAGAGAAAAGGCAAAAGAATATGACCTATCACTGCTAAAAATTCTTTGGCAGGGACTTTCGAAGGACGGAACACGTAAGTTTCTTCTTGGTTTAGGTGATAAGAACTCAATTGAAGCGGTTCTTATTGAAAGTGAAAACGACAAGCGTCTTAGATCGACTCTGTGTATTTCTTCTCAAGTTGGTTGTGCCATTGGTTGTACTTTTTGTCATACGGCCACACAAGGCCTAACAAGACATCTGCAAACATCTGAAATAGTCGGACAATTTTTAACTGTCTCTAAATGGATGCAAGAGAATGTCGATCCAAAATATCAGATTTCTAATATTGTTTTTATGGGTCAAGGTGAACCACTTCATAACTTCGAGAATGTGAAGAAGGCTTGCTATCTATTAACTGATCCACTAGGTATTGCACTAAGTAAGCATAAAGTTACAATTTCAACATCAGGTTTAGTACCAAAGATCAAACAATGGGAAGAACTACCAGATGTGAATGTTGCCATCTCTTTGCATGCAATTAGAAATAATCTACGTAGTGAGCTGATGCCAATTAATAAACGCTACCAAGTTGATGATCTTCTTGAGGCACTAAGATCAATTCCAGTTAAGAACTCTCGTCGTATAATGTATGAGTACCTCTTAATTAAAGATCTTAATGATACGCAAGAAGATATTGATGGGTTGATAGAAAACCTTCCGAAGAAGGAATCAAAGATTAATATCATCCCATTTAATGAGTATCCTGAAAGTAAGTTTAAACGCCCAAGTAATGAACATATTGAATGGTTTCAAAGATCACTTCAAGCTGCAGGTCTTACTTGTACAGTTAGAGAAACTAAGGGTGATGATATTCTAGCGGCTTGTGGCCAACTGAAAACACAATACGAAAAACTTAATCTTCCATCGTAA
- a CDS encoding dienelactone hydrolase family protein, producing the protein MRILLPIFMMMGFVSCSSVTTENVDYTVGDKTFKGYMALTGNENDKRPGIVVVHEWWGHNEYARKRADQLAELGYNAIALDMYGDGKQANHPKDAMKFATEAFKDPTLLKAKFNKAMELLKEQPSVDAERIGAIGYCFGGAVVLFNATQGADLKGVVSFHGSLGGIKKVTKNSKAKLLVINGADDPLVSKDDIANFKKVIRRSQLPMRFVNLPGATHAFTNPKATENGKKFNLPLAYNEKADKESWELMREFLQNTL; encoded by the coding sequence ATGAGAATTTTACTGCCAATTTTTATGATGATGGGCTTTGTAAGCTGTTCATCTGTTACAACGGAGAATGTTGATTACACAGTAGGGGATAAGACTTTTAAGGGCTATATGGCCCTGACTGGAAATGAGAATGATAAGAGACCTGGAATAGTCGTTGTTCATGAATGGTGGGGACATAATGAATATGCTCGTAAGCGAGCAGATCAACTTGCTGAGCTTGGCTACAATGCTATTGCACTGGATATGTATGGAGATGGAAAACAGGCAAATCATCCTAAGGATGCAATGAAATTTGCTACTGAAGCTTTTAAAGATCCAACTCTTCTAAAGGCCAAATTTAATAAGGCCATGGAGCTTTTAAAAGAGCAGCCAAGTGTCGATGCTGAACGAATTGGAGCGATCGGTTACTGCTTTGGTGGTGCTGTGGTTCTTTTCAATGCTACCCAAGGGGCAGACTTGAAGGGAGTTGTCTCTTTTCACGGCTCGTTAGGTGGGATTAAAAAAGTCACAAAGAACTCAAAGGCAAAGCTACTTGTAATAAATGGTGCAGATGATCCGTTAGTGTCAAAAGACGATATCGCTAATTTTAAGAAGGTTATAAGAAGATCGCAGCTTCCTATGAGATTTGTGAACCTACCAGGTGCGACTCATGCCTTCACGAATCCTAAGGCCACTGAGAATGGGAAGAAATTTAATCTTCCATTGGCCTATAATGAAAAAGCAGATAAAGAGTCTTGGGAATTAATGAGAGAGTTTCTACAAAATACACTTTAA
- a CDS encoding winged helix-turn-helix domain-containing protein, which produces MSFVFQNEWIGFRNLRINTNTKTVFVDDGEVSLTKTEFKVLNFLISSQKRIYTLEELVLGTWGPVVVTNKTINTHLSHIRAKIKGVDFKIKINRNGQVCINDL; this is translated from the coding sequence ATGTCATTTGTTTTTCAAAATGAGTGGATCGGATTTCGTAATTTACGAATCAACACCAACACAAAGACAGTCTTTGTTGATGATGGAGAGGTTTCATTAACTAAGACAGAATTCAAAGTTTTAAATTTCTTAATTTCAAGTCAAAAGCGAATCTATACATTAGAAGAGCTAGTTCTTGGTACATGGGGCCCTGTTGTTGTTACAAACAAGACAATTAACACGCATTTATCCCATATTCGTGCAAAGATTAAAGGCGTTGATTTTAAAATAAAAATCAATCGCAACGGCCAAGTTTGTATTAACGACTTATGA
- a CDS encoding ATP-grasp domain-containing protein, with protein MSQKEKSHKRKKRVLVLVHSDLIPPADISKEDKKKDDFEFKPWITEYNVISTLKEIGHEVNIVGVYSDLMPLREAIEEFRPHVVFNLLEEFDGKVLFDQNVVSYLELLKVKYTGANPRGLMIARDKALAKKLLSYHRIKTPGFQVFTSRSKAKVTKISKKLKYPLIVKCLYQDASLGISSASIVKTPEKAIERIIYLMDKYEEDVIIEEFIEGREFFVGVMGAKRLKVLPILELAFNNIDNPLAKLYSEKAKWSLKYRQDKGIETGKAKITKELEDKIIKICKRTYRVLELTGYARIDLRVCPEGIPYIIEANPNPNVATKDEFAMAAKLAGMDYKKLINELIK; from the coding sequence GTGAGCCAGAAAGAAAAAAGTCATAAAAGAAAGAAAAGAGTGTTAGTTCTTGTTCATTCTGATCTCATTCCTCCAGCTGATATATCTAAAGAAGATAAGAAAAAAGACGACTTTGAATTTAAACCGTGGATTACGGAATATAATGTTATTTCAACACTAAAAGAAATAGGTCATGAAGTTAATATCGTTGGTGTCTACTCTGATCTTATGCCATTAAGAGAGGCCATTGAAGAGTTTAGGCCACACGTTGTGTTTAATCTCTTAGAGGAATTTGATGGAAAAGTACTCTTTGATCAAAACGTTGTTTCTTACCTTGAATTACTGAAAGTTAAATATACAGGGGCCAATCCACGCGGGCTCATGATAGCAAGAGATAAGGCGTTGGCCAAAAAACTTCTTTCGTACCACAGGATTAAGACACCTGGGTTTCAGGTTTTCACAAGCCGCTCAAAAGCCAAAGTTACGAAAATATCGAAGAAATTAAAGTATCCATTAATTGTAAAATGCCTCTATCAAGATGCATCTCTTGGAATTAGTTCGGCATCTATAGTTAAAACTCCTGAAAAGGCAATTGAGCGCATTATTTATCTTATGGATAAATATGAGGAAGATGTAATTATTGAAGAATTTATCGAAGGTCGTGAGTTCTTCGTTGGAGTAATGGGAGCGAAAAGACTGAAGGTTCTTCCCATTTTAGAGCTTGCTTTTAATAATATCGATAATCCACTTGCTAAGCTTTACTCTGAAAAAGCTAAATGGAGTCTTAAATACAGACAGGATAAAGGTATTGAGACTGGAAAAGCTAAGATAACAAAAGAGCTGGAAGATAAGATTATAAAAATTTGTAAAAGAACTTATAGAGTATTAGAGCTAACAGGTTATGCACGAATTGATTTGCGAGTATGTCCAGAAGGTATTCCTTATATAATTGAAGCCAACCCCAATCCAAATGTCGCAACAAAAGATGAATTTGCCATGGCCGCAAAATTAGCAGGAATGGATTATAAAAAATTAATTAATGAATTAATAAAGTAG